The following is a genomic window from Rhododendron vialii isolate Sample 1 chromosome 9a, ASM3025357v1.
ccaaaaattctaaaaaaaaaaacgagggggccaacgtaggaatcaacggcatccgaggtgtgtagggtgcttgatccgagcaccccttttccgtgtatatatgatcaagcaccctacacggaaaaggggtgctcggatcaagcaccttacacacctcggatgccgttgattcccgcgcacgccctctcggttttttttaaaagaatttttggacggctcggattggccgtccggtggccggagacggcccggcgaggCCGTCgctacgatttccctccccggcgcccattggtacctatgtaaattctgaaaaaataagtaccaccttcttatttttttggaacaacccttattattggacaaaaaataagttcttatttgttttctggaaTGGGCTCTTAGTGTGAGAACCACTTGTGGCATAAGTCCCACATCGGGCAGCCTGTGAGAAATTGTGTGGAATATAAGGTAAGGCCCACCAGCTACTGTATAatttgaggttaaccttttgagccacgtggttaggcaaAGGGCTAGCAGGTCAGCTGGTGCGGGTCGtcacagttggtatcagagcacaacccTGGTCTACATGGTGGAAGCCACCTCTAGAATCTAGTACGAGCACACTGATTGTGTTGTACAGAACTAAGTGTCATACTATGACCACCAGGGGAAGGTTGCTAGGCAGGCGCAACGAGGACGTTGCGATCCTAagtgggggagattgtgagaacCCACTTGTGGCATAAGTCCCACAACGGGCAGCCTGTGAGAAATTGTGTGGAATATAAGGTAAGGCCCACCagctgtataacttgaggttaaccttttgagccacgtggttggGCGAAGGGTTAGCAGGTCGGTTGGTGCGGGTTGTCACACTTAGTATGATGGTTGGCTACTCTATCAAATGTTTGTTCTTGCAGTATCGTAGTTCAATAATTATTTGATGATAGTGGATCAAGTAGAATCTGGTAATGGCATCCTCCATTATTTATTCATTGAGATTTAAAGGTGCAGAGTTAAGGAGGCTATTCACAATTCAAATTCAACACACTGACATGGCATGAACATGCACAAGGATGCTTATATGTCACATCGTGTGTATGGAATGTCGATATATTTTTGGCTTAGAGACTTCTCACAGAAACTTCTTAAGTAGGGCAGCTTTGACCAACCTGCTTTGAGCTCTTCATCTTCTTATAGTATACATTTTTAATAATATGCTTTCTGTGCAGATCCGAGATTACCGGAATTCAATGCCTCGAAATGGAGACACCGGTTCTTCAGTGGAGAATTCCCCCGTCAGAAGTAAAGTTTTTCTGCAGATGTGCACAGAGAGTGTTGTCAAGGACATCTCATTGATTTCCGATGATTCTTGGACCTACAATGATCTATTGGTCAGTATGCATCATGAGAAAGCATTCTGGTCTTGTTAGTTTTTAGTTTCAAACTCCTGCCCTGACGGTATAATGTTTCAGGAATTCGAGTCTCGAATTCTCAAGGCTTTGCGACCTGATCTTCAATTGGATCCAACGCCCATGCTAAACAGACTTTGTGAAGAATCTCAGTCAGAAAAGGTACCAAAATCTTTGAACAAGTTTCTCTTATGCCAAACGTATAATTCAAAATCCAATCCGCTTACATGACTATTGTGCTAATTAACTGTATAACTGCTGAAATATATGTGCATTTGTACGGAATCTGAATAGCTTCATGTGAATTTGTGTTTGCACTTTACTCATCATTGTCATTGACTCATTGCTATTCTAGTGGTGaaaagttttgtttcttgttggAAAATGGTTCCTGAATGTGTAAACCTTACTATTTCAACAGAAAGCTCATGCATTTAATTTTTCAGCAGCTTGAGTGCATCCTTATTCCATGTGATATTTGTTGATATTGGGACGTGTTGCAGCTCAATTTGGGAATTTCCTGGTGTAGAAAAAGGAGAAAGCTCAATGATGCATTCACTGTGGACCATATATCTAGCAACACATCTCTTAGAATTGAAGCGTTAGAACTTTGTGCTCGAAATTCAAATTCCCAAAGTGGTGGAGAATTTCAGGATGGAGTTTCATGTATTGAACAACTTACCCCCAACTATATCAGTACTTCGCAGAGAAATAATACTCACCAGGAGAACATGCCACATTGTTCTCTCTTAACATACCAGTCCGACTTTCAATCAGCAGTTGATCAATCTCTTCATGGAGCTCTAACATCACATGCTCTCCCTGCACCCGAACCAAATTATGGTTATGTTGATCCAACACCATATGGAGGACCTATAAGTAAGATACCAATGAAAGAACCACTGGACATCTCTCAAGAGCAGCTTCCAGAGAAACAAGCTCAAACCAAGCTTCCCACCAAGTCAAAGCTGAAAAACAAACTGCCAAATCAAAAGACTAAGGCTGAAAAAAGTCTCTGTAAAAGAAGTTTATATGAAAGAACTCGTAAGAAGATGCATCCCTCAGCATGTAGGATAAATAATGGTCAACAGGCAATCTGCGAAGGTATCCCAAGGCTACAGCAAGTACCCACCTTTAGAGTGACACAAGAACAGATTGAAACTAGCAGTTGTCAAAGTTTGAATGTTGGGGCCAGAGACAACAGACCCACAGATTTGAGATGTGGACCAAATCTTCTGCAAGCGCAACCATCGCAGTCATTAGGGTTTGTAAAGTCTAATTTCCTGGATAACGCAACGCCGTGCAGTCTTGTCTGCCAGTCCTCTGTAAAGAATATTACACAAGAAGTTGTCACTGTGGGTCAGAGGGGAGAAGCTTTGCAGCATTCTCGAGTTTCTTGTGGTGCCAATTCTTCTCTTCCTTCTCGTCTCAGCAATTCTTTGCCACGACAAGCATCTTTCCCGACAAAAGGACAAAATTATCATCTCAAGGGCTTGAGTGAGAACAGTGTAGAATCTCTTGCAGGCATCAATTCAACAAATACTGCCAGTGCACAGTGTGGATCAGAGACGCCATTTCCTCGGCCTTCAGTAATTGAGGACCCTGTGCCTATTGATCCTGTCCTTGATAGGTTTTTCAAAGCAGAATGGGTGTCTCAGAAGTATGGAACCAAATTACATATTGTTTTGTGGTGTGCAGACTTTTCTTCCTTCAGCGATAGTGCAGATCTGATGTCTCAGTGTTGTTTTTTGTGTGTTCAGGTATGCACTGaataagaagaagaggaaggtcGATCAGTTTTTTGAAAGGAAGCCCTTTTCCGGCACAGCAGAACTGCTGTCTTCCCATCTATTGGACTTGGAGGATAAGAACTTGAAAGATGGTAAAACAGATGCAACTTCTCATTCAGAATGCTCCCGGGATAACAATCGAATTAAGACAAGGAAGTTTACATTTCAGCGTACCTTTCATGTCGCTGAAGGTGAACGTGGTACACATGTCTGAATTTTCGGAACGACATGAGTAGGCTTCTATTGCTTACATTCCAAGAATCATCCAATAAAATATAGTATTGTTTGTCTAACaattcatgaaaaacaaatttctaGAAGCGTTATGAGCAACTTTTCTTATATTTTGTCTTGCTAAAGCACTAATATCTCTAGTCTTCATAGGAGAAATTTTGTGATCCCTTTGGATCGCTAAATTCAACGTATTGAAACGCAGGTGTACCACATTTCAGAATGATGGTTCCAAAACTTAATTTGGTAGGGTATTAGTGTTTTCTGGTAACATAGGTCTTCCTGCCTGAAATGCCCTCCTTGACACTGCGGTTGATTCTTCTGTTGCTTATAATTTCTCTGTATGTTAGGAAGTGGTGCCGCCTGTATCAAGGCTTGGGACGAAGTCACCATATTCGAGAAGCTTGATGAGGGGCTAGTGGAAGCTACTCTTACTTCTGGTCGTGAAGAGTCTGATCCTATTGATTCCTGTCGCTTACAAGCATTCGCTAACACTGTAAGTTCTCAAGACGCAGTTACGACACTTTAGAGATTCCTGTTTTCATTTAAAAACTGTGACAAGTTTCTTTGGATTTCTAAACTATGACTGTCAGGATATTAGAGACAGGAATATGAGTatcttttgtttcattttcattGTTGACAATTTTTGGATGCATTTTGATAGATCACGAGCTTTACTAACAGCCAAAAGTGCAGCTGCAGTCAAAACTTTCCAGTTATACTAGATAGGATGTGAAGGGCTAGACATTGTTAATCCTACTTTCAATATTTTCCAGATTACTTTGAACTcctacttatcaaaatattcaaaaaaatattttctaggtTACTTTAATTAAATTCATGTTCACTTTACACCACAGCTGGTTACTTCTTGAAATTGGGTACTTCCACATGCTGAATGGAAAATTAAGAAATGGAGATACAAATGGATGGAGTgttaaaaaggaaggaaaatgtTAAGCTTGGTTGATTATTGTCACTTTTGTGTATTGTGTACCTTTTGCAGCATCACGCTGACCTGTTTGCTGCTCAGTTCAGCTCATTGGTAAGTTTGTTGCCTTGATTACTTACCATGAAGAATAAACTACATTACTCACCGTGAAGTAGGGTCTGGTGGATTGTTTTACAATGCATGCTCCTTTCTTCCTGCGTAGATGATACGTGAAGGATACCGTCAAGGTGGTGATCAGATGGAAATTGCACTGCATGATATTGCCGGAAGCTCTTCTAGTCGCCCACAAATCTTATATTGCACAACCACTCCGGCAGCTGAAACATTTGAGCCAGTTCCCTCAACTCCAATCACAGGGCAATCTCCTTGCACATTAAATCCCACGAACAGTAGTCTATCTGTATCAACCTTAATCCCCAGACATGCATCATCACAGAATAATTTTCCTGGAGGCCATTTGCTCCCATCTGCAAACATTCAATCTGCTTTACCACTCCCAGCTGGTTATTTCTCCACATCACCACTTGAAATTGCTTCACAGTTTAGCCCCATGCATCCACAGTGGCAGCATATTATGAACAGGCGTGCCTTTTTAGAGTTCCAGATGCTGCAACGAGACTGGCTACAACAGCAACTTTTGCGGAGGAGAATGATGATGATGGGGGGATTCTTACCCGCTCCAGGTACCATGCAAATAAGTAGTGGGGTCCATGGGACCAGAAATGTTGGCCTCAATTCAACCTTTGGTGATCCTGTGGGCTACATATCTTTGTTAGGAGGGGGAAACATCCAAGATACTGGAAGCTCCTGTGGGAAAAATACTCCGACTGCAGTTATGGCGAGGAGGATTAGAATGGCAGAAAATGGTGGTGGAGCCTTGATGAGTGGATTTTCTGTTGATGAAAAAGCTGGAGTTGGTCCACCTAATCTTCCTATGTCGGCATATCAAACAACCAACCGGCTGCCATTGTCAATGCAGATGCAACAACTATGTACACAGGAGTCCGAAGAAATGAGGAAACTAATCCAGCCCCAAGGAGTAACCTGCTTGACTGAGCATGTAGGTTCACCTCTTAGTTCCTCTAGCCTGATCCAAAATAGAGCAACAGTGTCGAATGAGCTCACAGGGATTGGTGCCTCGTCAGTTGGATTCTGGGAATACAACGGTGGACCATGAAAGTCCAGGGTTGGACTCAGGAATTCCTGGATCTGTGGGTAGTTGCAGCACAAGCTCATCACTGGAGTTGCACGGTCTAACCAGTGGTGGGTTCAATTGATAAATACCGTAGAGTAGTTTATGAAAGTGATGTTTCTGTGAATATGTTTTCTAGACGAGGTAAATTTCTGTGAATATGATAGTGTTATTAGTACGTGCATAGTCTTTTTTTGCTCCTTATTTGTCACGTGTTTCAGCTCTGCTGTTTAGTAGTTAGAATTTTCTAAGAGGGCCAGATTATACAGAGCTACGAAGGagtaaagattaaaaaaaaaaaaacaaatcaaacgaATCTAATCTTAATCTTGACACAGAAAGTAAAATACTAGTTAATCGGCCAATGAAATCTTTCACTTTCTTGAGCTCAAATCCATTCGCTCGGAGAACCACATGGCCCTAAAATTGGATTAATAAAACGTATGATTGGACAgagtgggatttttttttggaatcggTGACCGTTTAGTACTCTTTCTTTATCGGTGTGGGCCGATGGTGATAAATGGTGTTCCGTTTAGTACTCTTTCTTTATCTGTGTGGGCCGATGGTGATAAATGGCATTCTTTCATCTATCTAGGGGACTCCAGCAAGGGGATCCCTAATCCCCAACTTTTTCGTACTCTTTCTTTATATCGGTGTGGGCCGATGGTGATAAATGGTGTTCTTACATCCATCTAGGGGACTCCGGCGGGGATATCCCCTAATCCCCAACTTTTTCGTTCTTGTGGCCGAGATTCTTTCACAACTTTGTTCAGAATGGGACTCTGGAGGGATCGTTTCGGGTGTTCAACAAAGCCAACATTGCCCATCTCCCCCTCAGACATGTTTTTTTGCAGATGACGCATTGCTTTTCTTCAAGGTCAATAACGAGGAGTGCTTATGATCTATATGGAAACATCTTGTCCAGGTATGGGGAGGCATCGGGCCAGTTGATAAAAATCTTTCTTGACAAATCTGGAGTTGTTTTTACCTTTTACTACTTAATACTCCCGATTCCGGAAGCTTCTCGTAGTCAAATAGGCAATCGTTTGGATATTCCCAAAGTGAAACAAGATGCACAATATCTACGTCTCCCTACTTTTGGGAGGAAGATCAAAGGCGAAAGCGTATAATTTTCTCTTGGTGAAAGCgtttcaaaagcaaaaagttTACGTCCACCGCTCAACTTTTACCGTTCTCCCACTATTCAAAAGATGCATGAGGGGTGGAGGGCATAAACTTTTCTCACAAGTGGGTTGTGTTACTCTCATTACATCTGTGGTGCAAGCAATTCCCGTTTATGCTATGGCCTGCTTTCCCCACAAGAAGTTTTATGaccgtttttttttgtttgatctgATATGCAAAAACGCCTAAAAGGCAAGTTTTGTGACCGTTTGAACtctaaaaataaacaatttcagGTGGGTAGGTAGggctgctaaacgaaccaagTCAACCAACCTATTCGAGTATGATCTCGTGTTTGTTTGTTAAACGTTTGTTCAAGATCAACCAagcttgaactttttttttttaatctcatttggatttcaaatcaaacttgaacaaGCTACTACAATACTCAGCTTGTTTGGCTAATTATGTATAAAAAGTTCAAGCAACTTGAGTGGGCTcgtgtttggtttgattataTCTCGTTTGAGATCGGCTCATCTCTCGAACATATTTTTTAAgctcgttaaattttcaaaccgAGCTTGACCAACTACCTGCTCAGCTCGTTTGGCTCGTTGTTTATCATCCCTAGGGATAGAGCGCCTGAGGAGAAAGGAATCCCTTGGGCTAGCTGGTCTAAATTGTCCCAATCCAAGCTTCAAGGTGGAATGGGCTTCCGGGAATCTCGAGCTCTTAATACAGCTCTGCTAGCATGCCAAGGTTCTTGTGGCAAAAAATCCTTATAAGGGTGTGTACCTTCCCCAATCGAACTTTCCTGGGGCTGTCAAAGGGAGAACTGGAGAAGGCCTTCTTCGGCTTGGGCAAGTCCCATGCAAGGAAAAGTTTTGCTGAACAAAGGTTATTGTCATGGGCCTCATGGCCTTCTGCATAAAACTATTCGGAATCTCAGGTCTCTCCGAAAGTAGTCCGCTATTGGCCAGTGTTAGCCGGTACCAACTGGTATTTGAGTCGGAACGAAATTAAAGGTGTAAAGTACCGAATTTGGACAATATGTCAATGACCGTACGTACCGGCCGGCACTGTACGGGATTCATAACCTtgggtacgtaccggccggtcattccgctttctttttaaacctttttttttaaaaagaaggtaatttcaagctcaaatataatgaaaatgaaaaatagttttttaattttttttgtaccgtttaaaagatctcaatgaaatctattaaacaagatccacatTGATAGAAAATTTTTTTGcgtaaaaatataatttttgaatttgaaattacattccttttcaaaaagttcCTTCCCTAAAAAACTGGAACGGAGAGGATTTGGGCTTGGAAATTATCCTGGACTAGAAGAGAAGGAAATGATGCTGGTAATTGGATCGCCACATCTTGTCTTCGTGGATCCTTTCAAGATTGGGTTACGAGCATCTTTTTGTTTATTCCTAGATTGAAGTGAGTTTTCTTCTGTTGCGTGCAACTAGGGGTGCAAACAAGCCAAATTGGGCGATGAAGTGTtttgagctcggcttgtttgtaAAGACGTTGAGTTTGGCTAATCTATTTAAACGAGTCTCTTTAAATGAGTTGAGCTTataaaacgagccgagcttttgcgAGCTTAGCTGAGCttttgagtgtttgagcttggCTCGCTTAGTAAATGaacctaaaactcgagctcgactcaATTATTAAACAAGTTGAGCCAAGCCTAGCCTTAGCGAGTCGACCACGAGCTGCTAGCAAACAATTCAGTTCATTTTGCAACCCTACTTGCAACTTTCGAGCCTGAATTCAGAAAAGGGAAATGactttcacactcttttttttttatgcatgcACTCTTtcttttagtgaaaaaattacACAGAAGtttcaaaagaaagagaaaaaatggaatgcatatatatatatatatatatatgagtccccttctcctaaggaccaccttaacttaa
Proteins encoded in this region:
- the LOC131302082 gene encoding protein PHYTOCHROME-DEPENDENT LATE-FLOWERING-like isoform X4; this translates as MGVSFKVAKAGTRYRPKPVQVEAKEIDSEPTFDCQRRGNEVDVIGLGDEVTDYSIAMAKPGLHLVSKDPDVSFSLSLFPGGFTIGKPNELFSGVPKQLHPYDRASETLFCAIESGCLPGDILDDLPCKYVNGALLCEIRDYRNSMPRNGDTGSSVENSPVRSKVFLQMCTESVVKDISLISDDSWTYNDLLEFESRILKALRPDLQLDPTPMLNRLCEESQSEKLNLGISWCRKRRKLNDAFTVDHISSNTSLRIEALELCARNSNSQSGGEFQDGVSCIEQLTPNYISTSQRNNTHQENMPHCSLLTYQSDFQSAVDQSLHGALTSHALPAPEPNYGYVDPTPYGGPISKIPMKEPLDISQEQLPEKQAQTKLPTKSKLKNKLPNQKTKAEKSLCKRSLYERTRKKMHPSACRINNGQQAICEGIPRLQQVPTFRVTQEQIETSSCQSLNVGARDNRPTDLRCGPNLLQAQPSQSLGFVKSNFLDNATPCSLVCQSSVKNITQEVVTVGQRGEALQHSRVSCGANSSLPSRLSNSLPRQASFPTKGQNYHLKGLSENSVESLAGINSTNTASAQCGSETPFPRPSVIEDPVPIDPVLDRFFKAEWVSQKYALNKKKRKVDQFFERKPFSGTAELLSSHLLDLEDKNLKDGKTDATSHSECSRDNNRIKTRKFTFQRTFHVAEGERGSGAACIKAWDEVTIFEKLDEGLVEATLTSGREESDPIDSCRLQAFANTHHADLFAAQFSSLMIREGYRQGGDQMEIALHDIAGSSSSRPQILYCTTTPAAETFEPVPSTPITGQSPCTLNPTNSSLSVSTLIPRHASSQNNFPGGHLLPSANIQSALPLPAGYFSTSPLEIASQFSPMHPQWQHIMNRRAFLEFQMLQRDWLQQQLLRRRMMMMGGFLPAPGGGNIQDTGSSCGKNTPTAVMARRIRMAENGGGALMSGFSVDEKAGVGPPNLPMSAYQTTNRLPLSMQMQQLCTQESEEMRKLIQPQGVTCLTEHVGSPLSSSSLIQNRATVSNELTGIGASSVGFWEYNGGP
- the LOC131302082 gene encoding uncharacterized protein LOC131302082 isoform X5; amino-acid sequence: MGVSFKVAKAGTRYRPKPVQVEAKEIDSEPTFDCQRRGNEVDVIGLGDEVTDYSIAMAKPGLHLVSKDPDVSFSLSLFPGGFTIGKPNELFSGVPKQLHPYDRASETLFCAIESGCLPGDILDDLPCKYVNGALLCEIRDYRNSMPRNGDTGSSVENSPVRSKVFLQMCTESVVKDISLISDDSWTYNDLLEFESRILKALRPDLQLDPTPMLNRLCEESQSEKLNLGISWCRKRRKLNDAFTVDHISSNTSLRIEALELCARNSNSQSGGEFQDGVSCIEQLTPNYISTSQRNNTHQENMPHCSLLTYQSDFQSAVDQSLHGALTSHALPAPEPNYGYVDPTPYGGPISKIPMKEPLDISQEQLPEKQAQTKLPTKSKLKNKLPNQKTKAEKSLCKRSLYERTRKKMHPSACRINNGQQAICEGIPRLQQVPTFRVTQEQIETSSCQSLNVGARDNRPTDLRCGPNLLQAQPSQSLGFVKSNFLDNATPCSLVCQSSVKNITQEVVTVGQRGEALQHSRVSCGANSSLPSRLSNSLPRQASFPTKGQNYHLKGLSENSVESLAGINSTNTASAQCGSETPFPRPSVIEDPVPIDPVLDRFFKAEWVSQKYALNKKKRKVDQFFERKPFSGTAELLSSHLLDLEDKNLKDGSGAACIKAWDEVTIFEKLDEGLVEATLTSGREESDPIDSCRLQAFANTHHADLFAAQFSSLMIREGYRQGGDQMEIALHDIAGSSSSRPQILYCTTTPAAETFEPVPSTPITGQSPCTLNPTNSSLSVSTLIPRHASSQNNFPGGHLLPSANIQSALPLPAGYFSTSPLEIASQFSPMHPQWQHIMNRRAFLEFQMLQRDWLQQQLLRRRMMMMGGFLPAPGTMQISSGVHGTRNVGLNSTFGDPVGYISLLGGGNIQDTGSSCGKNTPTAVMARRIRMAENGGGALMSGFSVDEKAGVGPPNLPMSAYQTTNRLPLSMQMQQLCTQESEEMRKLIQPQGVTCLTEHVGSPLSSSSLIQNRATVSNELTGIGASSVGFWEYNGGP
- the LOC131302082 gene encoding uncharacterized protein LOC131302082 isoform X3, whose translation is MGVSFKVAKAGTRYRPKPVQVEAKEIDSEPTFDCQRRGNEVDVIGLGDEVTDYSIAMAKPGLHLVSKDPDVSFSLSLFPGGFTIGKPNELFSGVPKQLHPYDRASETLFCAIESGCLPGDILDDLPCKYVNGALLCEIRDYRNSMPRNGDTGSSVENSPVRSKVFLQMCTESVVKDISLISDDSWTYNDLLEFESRILKALRPDLQLDPTPMLNRLCEESQSEKLNLGISWCRKRRKLNDAFTVDHISSNTSLRIEALELCARNSNSQSGGEFQDGVSCIEQLTPNYISTSQRNNTHQENMPHCSLLTYQSDFQSAVDQSLHGALTSHALPAPEPNYGYVDPTPYGGPISKIPMKEPLDISQEQLPEKQAQTKLPTKSKLKNKLPNQKTKAEKSLCKRSLYERTRKKMHPSACRINNGQQAICEGIPRLQQVPTFRVTQEQIETSSCQSLNVGARDNRPTDLRCGPNLLQAQPSQSLGFVKSNFLDNATPCSLVCQSSVKNITQEVVTVGQRGEALQHSRVSCGANSSLPSRLSNSLPRQASFPTKGQNYHLKGLSENSVESLAGINSTNTASAQCGSETPFPRPSVIEDPVPIDPVLDRFFKAEWVSQKYALNKKKRKVDQFFERKPFSGTAELLSSHLLDLEDKNLKDGKTDATSHSECSRDNNRIKTRKFTFQRTFHVAEGERGSGAACIKAWDEVTIFEKLDEGLVEATLTSGREESDPIDSCRLQAFANTMIREGYRQGGDQMEIALHDIAGSSSSRPQILYCTTTPAAETFEPVPSTPITGQSPCTLNPTNSSLSVSTLIPRHASSQNNFPGGHLLPSANIQSALPLPAGYFSTSPLEIASQFSPMHPQWQHIMNRRAFLEFQMLQRDWLQQQLLRRRMMMMGGFLPAPGTMQISSGVHGTRNVGLNSTFGDPVGYISLLGGGNIQDTGSSCGKNTPTAVMARRIRMAENGGGALMSGFSVDEKAGVGPPNLPMSAYQTTNRLPLSMQMQQLCTQESEEMRKLIQPQGVTCLTEHVGSPLSSSSLIQNRATVSNELTGIGASSVGFWEYNGGP
- the LOC131302082 gene encoding protein PHYTOCHROME-DEPENDENT LATE-FLOWERING-like isoform X1, with amino-acid sequence MGVSFKVAKAGTRYRPKPVQVEAKEIDSEPTFDCQRRGNEVDVIGLGDEVTDYSIAMAKPGLHLVSKDPDVSFSLSLFPGGFTIGKPNELFSGVPKQLHPYDRASETLFCAIESGCLPGDILDDLPCKYVNGALLCEIRDYRNSMPRNGDTGSSVENSPVRSKVFLQMCTESVVKDISLISDDSWTYNDLLEFESRILKALRPDLQLDPTPMLNRLCEESQSEKLNLGISWCRKRRKLNDAFTVDHISSNTSLRIEALELCARNSNSQSGGEFQDGVSCIEQLTPNYISTSQRNNTHQENMPHCSLLTYQSDFQSAVDQSLHGALTSHALPAPEPNYGYVDPTPYGGPISKIPMKEPLDISQEQLPEKQAQTKLPTKSKLKNKLPNQKTKAEKSLCKRSLYERTRKKMHPSACRINNGQQAICEGIPRLQQVPTFRVTQEQIETSSCQSLNVGARDNRPTDLRCGPNLLQAQPSQSLGFVKSNFLDNATPCSLVCQSSVKNITQEVVTVGQRGEALQHSRVSCGANSSLPSRLSNSLPRQASFPTKGQNYHLKGLSENSVESLAGINSTNTASAQCGSETPFPRPSVIEDPVPIDPVLDRFFKAEWVSQKYALNKKKRKVDQFFERKPFSGTAELLSSHLLDLEDKNLKDGKTDATSHSECSRDNNRIKTRKFTFQRTFHVAEGERGSGAACIKAWDEVTIFEKLDEGLVEATLTSGREESDPIDSCRLQAFANTHHADLFAAQFSSLMIREGYRQGGDQMEIALHDIAGSSSSRPQILYCTTTPAAETFEPVPSTPITGQSPCTLNPTNSSLSVSTLIPRHASSQNNFPGGHLLPSANIQSALPLPAGYFSTSPLEIASQFSPMHPQWQHIMNRRAFLEFQMLQRDWLQQQLLRRRMMMMGGFLPAPGTMQISSGVHGTRNVGLNSTFGDPVGYISLLGGGNIQDTGSSCGKNTPTAVMARRIRMAENGGGALMSGFSVDEKAGVGPPNLPMSAYQTTNRLPLSMQMQQLCTQESEEMRKLIQPQGVTCLTEHVGSPLSSSSLIQNRATVSNELTGIGASSVGFWEYNGGP
- the LOC131302082 gene encoding protein PHYTOCHROME-DEPENDENT LATE-FLOWERING-like isoform X2, coding for MGVSFKVAKAGTRYRPKPVQVEAKEIDSEPTFDCQRRGNEVDVIGLGDEVTDYSIAMAKPGLHLVSKDPDVSFSLSLFPGGFTIGKPNELFSGVPKQLHPYDRASETLFCAIESGCLPGDILDDLPCKYVNGALLCEIRDYRNSMPRNGDTGSSVENSPVRSKVFLQMCTESVVKDISLISDDSWTYNDLLEFESRILKALRPDLQLDPTPMLNRLCEESQSEKLNLGISWCRKRRKLNDAFTVDHISSNTSLRIEALELCARNSNSQSGGEFQDGVSCIEQLTPNYISTSQRNNTHQENMPHCSLLTYQSDFQSAVDQSLHGALTSHALPAPEPNYGYVDPTPYGGPISKIPMKEPLDISQEQLPEKQAQTKLPTKSKLKNKLPNQKTKAEKSLCKRSLYERTRKKMHPSACRINNGQQAICEGIPRLQQVPTFRVTQEQIETSSCQSLNVGARDNRPTDLRCGPNLLQAQPSQSLGFVKSNFLDNATPCSLVCQSSVKNITQEVVTVGQRGEALQHSRVSCGANSSLPSRLSNSLPRQASFPTKGQNYHLKGLSENSVESLAGINSTNTASAQCGSETPFPRPSVIEDPVPIDPVLDRFFKAEWVSQKYALNKKKRKVDQFFERKPFSGTAELLSSHLLDLEDKNLKDGKTDATSHSECSRDNNRIKTRKFTFQRSGAACIKAWDEVTIFEKLDEGLVEATLTSGREESDPIDSCRLQAFANTHHADLFAAQFSSLMIREGYRQGGDQMEIALHDIAGSSSSRPQILYCTTTPAAETFEPVPSTPITGQSPCTLNPTNSSLSVSTLIPRHASSQNNFPGGHLLPSANIQSALPLPAGYFSTSPLEIASQFSPMHPQWQHIMNRRAFLEFQMLQRDWLQQQLLRRRMMMMGGFLPAPGTMQISSGVHGTRNVGLNSTFGDPVGYISLLGGGNIQDTGSSCGKNTPTAVMARRIRMAENGGGALMSGFSVDEKAGVGPPNLPMSAYQTTNRLPLSMQMQQLCTQESEEMRKLIQPQGVTCLTEHVGSPLSSSSLIQNRATVSNELTGIGASSVGFWEYNGGP